The Sebastes umbrosus isolate fSebUmb1 chromosome 19, fSebUmb1.pri, whole genome shotgun sequence genome has a segment encoding these proteins:
- the rassf6 gene encoding ras association domain-containing protein 6, with protein MNKAALRPVIQAGDGRTLSRTQFLSLLNNYNCFLKDQTQLHLSYFRGADGEVVVEGFLNISWGVRRPIRLKIQDDIQTITFAPLISPSPISPIGDKRSMSRWGECVDLHQIDEMAETPQNTVVTKPLPGPPVYESTTLRPVRQRNSEMEAESNLFRCMSDASLVKRRKGRPKSAAEREKERQHRFSINGHFYNYKTAIFTPSLGTPTKVRISSRMTTNQVVEQLLNKFKIENDPQEYALYCVHQSGEKRKLSNKDQPLWERILQGPSDDIMKIFLIDMDEEEVSNVVAQYLNLELPILEQVLLKLREEENREIQRVIHKYHNQHRLLSHMLNCKMSPHIETSV; from the exons ATGAATAAAGCAGCTCTTCGCCCAGTGATCCAGGCAGGGGATGGGAGGACACTGTCCAG AACACAGTTCCTCTCACTGCTGAACAACTACAACTGCTTCCTGAAGGACCAAACTCAACTGCACCTCAGTTACTTTCGG GGTGCCGAtggagaggtggtggtggagggctTCCTGAATATCTCCTGGGGAGTACGGAGACCAATCAGGCTGAAAATACAGGACGATATACAGACGATCACCTTTGCTCCTCTGATCTCACCCAGCCCCATCAGCCCCATCGGAGACAAGAG gagTATGTCCCGATGGGGAGAATGTGTTGACCTTCACCAGATAGATGAGATGGCAGAGACACCACAAAACACAGTAGTCACCAAACCGTTACCAG GCCCGCCTGTTTATGAGTCAACCACTCTGCGTCCCGTGAGGCAGAGGAACTCCGAGATGGAGGCAGAGTCCAACCTGTTTCGTTGCATGAGTGACGCGTCGTTGGTcaagaggaggaagggaaggcCGAAGTCGgcggcagaaagagagaaagaaagacaacatCGCTTTTCTATCAATGGACACTTCTATAACTACAAG ACCGCTATCTTCACTCCATCCTTGGGCACGCCAACCAAAGTTCGTATCTCCAGCAGGATGACCACAAACCAGGTCGTCGAACAGTTACTAAACAAGTTCAAG ATAGAGAACGATCCCCAGGAGTATGCTCTGTACTGTGTTCACCAGAGTGGAG AAAAGAGGAAGCTCAGTAACAAAGACCAGCCCCTATGGGAGCGCATACTACAGGGACCctctgatgacatcatgaaGATCTTTTTGATCGACATGGACGAAGAAGAAGTCAGCAATGTT GTCGCCCAGTATCTGAACTTGGAGCTTCCCATCCTGGAGCAGGTTCTACTGAaactcagagaggaggagaacagagagatacagagagtcATCCACAA gtACCACAACCAGCATAGACTCCTGTCCCATATGCTGAACTGTAAGATGTCGCCTCACATTGAGACCAGTGTGTGA